The following proteins are co-located in the Acanthochromis polyacanthus isolate Apoly-LR-REF ecotype Palm Island chromosome 7, KAUST_Apoly_ChrSc, whole genome shotgun sequence genome:
- the LOC127534800 gene encoding keratin-associated protein 10-4-like, translating to MRVQVYQVYPGVFRCVQVYSGVSGVSRCVQVCSGVSRCIQVCSGVSGVFRCVQVCSGVFRCIRCIRCVQVCSGVFRCVQVCSGVFRCVQVYQVCSGVSGVFRCVQVCSGVFRCVSGVCQVCSGVSGVFRCVQVYQVYQVYPGVFRCVQVYSGVSGVSRCVQVYSGVSRCIRCVQVCPGVSRCIQVCSGVPGVFRCIRCVRCVQVCSGVFRCIRCIRCVRCVSGVCQVCSGVSGVSGVSGVFRCVQVYQVYQVYQVYQVYQVCSGVFRCVQVCSGVFRCVQVYQVYQVCSGVFRCIRCVQVCSGVSRCVQVCSGVFRCIRCVQVCSGVFRCIRCVQVCSGVSGVFRCIRCVQVCCCC from the exons ATGAGAGTTCAGGTGTATCAGGTGTAtccaggtgtgttcaggtgtgttcaggtgtattcaggtgtatcaggtgtatccaggtgtgttcag gtgtgttcaggtgtgtccaggtgtatccaggtgtgttcaggtgtatcaggtgtgttcaggtgtgttcag gtgtgttcaggtgtgttcaggtgtatcaggtgtatcaggtgtgttcaggtgtgttcaggtgtgttcaggtgtgttcaggtgtgttcaggtgtgttcaggtgtgttcaggtgtatcaggtgtgttcaggtgtatcaggtgtgttcaggtgtgttcaggtgtgttcaggtgtgttcag GTGTGTGTCAGGTGTGTGTCAGGTGTGTTCgg gtgtatcaggtgtgttcaggtgtgttcaggtgtatcaggtgtatcaggtgtatccaggtgtgttcaggtgtgttcaggtgtattcaggtgtatcaggtgtatccaggtgtgttcaggtgtattCAGGTGTATCCaggtgtatcaggtgtgttcaggtgtgtccAGGTGTATCCAGGTGTAtccag gtgtgttcaggtgtaccaggtgtgttcaggtgtatcag gTGTGttaggtgtgttcaggtgtgttcaggtgtgttcaggtgtatcAGGTGTATCAGGTGTGTCAGGTGTGTGTCAGGTGTGTGTCAGGTGTGTTCGGGTGTATCAGGTGTATCaggtgtatcaggtgtgttcaggtgtgttcaggtgtatcaggtgtatcaggtgtatcag gtgtatcaggtgtatcaggtgtgttcaggtgtgttcaggtgtgttcaggtgtgttcaggtgtgttcaggtgtgttcaggtgtatcaggtgtatcaggtgtgttcaggtgtgttcaggtgtatcag gtgtgttcaggtgtgttcaggtgtatccag gtgtgttcaggtgtgttcaggtgtgttcaggtgtatcag gtgtgttcaggtgtgttcaggtgtgttcaggtgtatcaggtgtgttcaggtgtgttcaggtgtatcaggtgtgttcaggtgtatcaggtgtgttcaggtgtgttgctgctgctga